Proteins found in one Triticum urartu cultivar G1812 chromosome 4, Tu2.1, whole genome shotgun sequence genomic segment:
- the LOC125553146 gene encoding probable acyl-activating enzyme 16, chloroplastic isoform X1: MLLASSGQMAALRPPRLLLLPPRPAALPLRRRPSMGASSARRRGGAGRVCVPRCTGATTPPQTSAGGSAVQVPARRKCSPLLDSALLPGGSELAVHEWKAVPDIWRTAAEKYADRVALRDPYHDPPSELTYKQLEQQILDFSHGLRVVGGAPDEKIALFADNSCRWLVADQGIMATGAINVVRGTKSSDEELFQIYSHSESIALVVDSPQFFNRLAESFISRINARFIVLLWGDKSSLNSKAVMDIPVYDYNDITELGRENRNALCYSSELSKQGQQGVFEAIGPEDVATLIYTSGTGGTPKGVMLTHRNLLHQINNLWEIVPAVPGDRFLSMLPPWHAYERSTEYFIFTHGIQQVYTTVKHLKADLQHHQPHYIISVPLVYETLYSSIQRQISTSSPARKTVALALIKISLLFMEAKKIYEGTVLSNSPVKPSFIFYMFNYLRARIVAALLWPLHNLAKMLVYKKIHSSIGISKAGISGGGSLPMHVDKFFEAIGIKVQNGYGLTETSPVVAARRPFCNVLGTVGHPIKHTEIKIVDIETGEVLPDGSKGIVKIKGLPVMKGYYKNPSATNKALDLEGWFNTGDIGWIAPHHATGPSRKCGGMLVLEGRAKDTIVLTTGENVEPAELEEAASRSSLIDQIMVIGQDRRRLGAIIVPNNDEVVAAAKRKYSFDGNNGLAKDTVMSLLYAELKTWMAGCSFQIGPVLVVDEPFTIDNGLMTPTMKIRRDKVAAKYQSEIEALYK; encoded by the exons CGCCGGCGGCTCCGCG GTACAAGTCCCAGCTCGCAGAAAGTGCTCGCCGTTGCTTGATAGTGCTCTATTGCCTGGTGGAAGTGAATTGGCTGTGCATGAATGGAAGGCCGTCCCAGATATTTGGAGGACAGCAGCAGAAAAATACGCTGACCGTGTAGCTCTGAGAGATCCTTATCATGATCCTCCCTCTGAATTGACTTATAAGCAG CTTGAACAACAAATATTGGATTTCTCTCATGGTCTGCGGGTAGTTGGTGGTGCTCCAGACGAAAAGATAGCCCTTTTTGCTGACAACTCATGTCGGTGGCTAGTAGCAGATCAAG GAATCATGGCTACTGGTGCGATCAATGTTGTTAGAggaacaaaatcttctgatgaaGAACTGTTCCAAATATACAGTCACTCAGAAAG TATTGCACTTGTTGTGGACAGTCCTCAATTCTTTAACCGGCTTGCAGAATCTTTCATTTCAAGGATTAATGCAAGATTCATTGTGCTACTTTGGGGTGATAAATCATCCCTAAATAGTAAAGCTGTGATGGACATACCAGTTTATGACTACAATGATATCACTGAACTTGGACGAGAAAATCGCAATGCATTATGCTACTCAAGCGAGCTATCCAAGCAAG GTCAGCAAGGTGTCTTCGAAGCTATTGGTCCAGAAGACGTTGCGACCCTAATATATACTAGTGGAACAGGTGGCACGCCAAAAGGCGTGATGCTTACACACCGAAATCTCTTGCATCAG ATAAATAACTTATGGGAGATTGTTCCAGCAGTACCTGGTGATAGGTTCCTAAGCATGCTTCCACCCTGGCATGCATACGAGCGTTCTACTGAGTACTTCATCTTCACTCATGGAATTCAACAAGTTTACACTACTGTGAAGCACCTGAAG GCAGATTTGCAGCACCACCAACCTCATTATATTATCTCTGTACCACTGGTCTATGAAACTCTGTACAG TTCGATTCAGAGACAGATATCTACTAGTTCTCCTGCTCGAAAAACTGTTGCCCTTGCACTTATCAAGATAAGTTTGCTATTTATGGAGGCAAAGAAGATATATGAG GGAACAGTCTTATCAAACAGTCCTGTCAAGCCATCATTCATTTTCTACATGTTCAATTATCTACGGGCAAGAATCGTCGCTGCTCTTTTGTGGCCTTTGCATAATCTGGCAAAGATGTTAGTCTACAAGAAAATCCATTCTTCCATCGGAATTTCGAAG GCTGGTATTAGTGGTGGCGGAAGTCTTCCGATGCATGTTGACAAGTTTTTTGAG GCTATTGGTATCAAAGTGCAAAATGGCTATGGTCTAACAGAGACTTCCCCTGTTGTAGCTGCTAGACGGCCATTCTGTAAT GTTCTTGGCACAGTTGGCCACCCAATAAAGCATACAGAAATCAAGATCGTGGACATAGAGACCGGTGAGGTGCTCCCGGATGGTTCAAAGGGGATTGTGAAGATTAAAGGACTGCCAGTAATGAAGGGATACTATAAG AATCCATCTGCTACAAATAAAGCTTTGGATCTAGAAGGTTGGTTCAACACTGGAGATATAGGTTGGATTGCACCTCACCATGCCACAGGTCCTAGTCGAAAGTGTGGAGGGATGCTTGTTCTTGAAGGGCGTGCAAAGGATACAATAGTTCTCACTACAG GAGAAAATGTTGAACCTGCTGAGCTTGAAGAAGCAGCAAGCAGAAGTAGCTTGATTGATCAGATAATGGTTATTGGCCAG GATCGGCGGCGCCTTGGTGCTATTATTGTTCCCAATAATGATGAAGTCGTAGCAGCAGCAAAAAGAAAGTACAGCTTTGATGGGAATAACGGACTAGCCAAAGATACGGTCATGAGCTTGCTATATGCTGAGCTGAAAACTTG GATGGCTGGTTGCTCATTCCAGATTGGCCCTGTTCTTGTTGTCGACGAACCATTTACG ATTGATAATGGTTTGATGACACCAACCATGAAAATAAGAAGGGACAAAGTGGCGGCCAAGTATCAGAGTGAGATTGAAGCCTTGTACAAGTGA
- the LOC125553146 gene encoding probable acyl-activating enzyme 16, chloroplastic isoform X2: protein MLLASSGQMAALRPPRLLLLPPRPAALPLRRRPSMGASSARRRGGAGRVCVPRCTGATTPPQTSAVQVPARRKCSPLLDSALLPGGSELAVHEWKAVPDIWRTAAEKYADRVALRDPYHDPPSELTYKQLEQQILDFSHGLRVVGGAPDEKIALFADNSCRWLVADQGIMATGAINVVRGTKSSDEELFQIYSHSESIALVVDSPQFFNRLAESFISRINARFIVLLWGDKSSLNSKAVMDIPVYDYNDITELGRENRNALCYSSELSKQGQQGVFEAIGPEDVATLIYTSGTGGTPKGVMLTHRNLLHQINNLWEIVPAVPGDRFLSMLPPWHAYERSTEYFIFTHGIQQVYTTVKHLKADLQHHQPHYIISVPLVYETLYSSIQRQISTSSPARKTVALALIKISLLFMEAKKIYEGTVLSNSPVKPSFIFYMFNYLRARIVAALLWPLHNLAKMLVYKKIHSSIGISKAGISGGGSLPMHVDKFFEAIGIKVQNGYGLTETSPVVAARRPFCNVLGTVGHPIKHTEIKIVDIETGEVLPDGSKGIVKIKGLPVMKGYYKNPSATNKALDLEGWFNTGDIGWIAPHHATGPSRKCGGMLVLEGRAKDTIVLTTGENVEPAELEEAASRSSLIDQIMVIGQDRRRLGAIIVPNNDEVVAAAKRKYSFDGNNGLAKDTVMSLLYAELKTWMAGCSFQIGPVLVVDEPFTIDNGLMTPTMKIRRDKVAAKYQSEIEALYK, encoded by the exons CGC GGTACAAGTCCCAGCTCGCAGAAAGTGCTCGCCGTTGCTTGATAGTGCTCTATTGCCTGGTGGAAGTGAATTGGCTGTGCATGAATGGAAGGCCGTCCCAGATATTTGGAGGACAGCAGCAGAAAAATACGCTGACCGTGTAGCTCTGAGAGATCCTTATCATGATCCTCCCTCTGAATTGACTTATAAGCAG CTTGAACAACAAATATTGGATTTCTCTCATGGTCTGCGGGTAGTTGGTGGTGCTCCAGACGAAAAGATAGCCCTTTTTGCTGACAACTCATGTCGGTGGCTAGTAGCAGATCAAG GAATCATGGCTACTGGTGCGATCAATGTTGTTAGAggaacaaaatcttctgatgaaGAACTGTTCCAAATATACAGTCACTCAGAAAG TATTGCACTTGTTGTGGACAGTCCTCAATTCTTTAACCGGCTTGCAGAATCTTTCATTTCAAGGATTAATGCAAGATTCATTGTGCTACTTTGGGGTGATAAATCATCCCTAAATAGTAAAGCTGTGATGGACATACCAGTTTATGACTACAATGATATCACTGAACTTGGACGAGAAAATCGCAATGCATTATGCTACTCAAGCGAGCTATCCAAGCAAG GTCAGCAAGGTGTCTTCGAAGCTATTGGTCCAGAAGACGTTGCGACCCTAATATATACTAGTGGAACAGGTGGCACGCCAAAAGGCGTGATGCTTACACACCGAAATCTCTTGCATCAG ATAAATAACTTATGGGAGATTGTTCCAGCAGTACCTGGTGATAGGTTCCTAAGCATGCTTCCACCCTGGCATGCATACGAGCGTTCTACTGAGTACTTCATCTTCACTCATGGAATTCAACAAGTTTACACTACTGTGAAGCACCTGAAG GCAGATTTGCAGCACCACCAACCTCATTATATTATCTCTGTACCACTGGTCTATGAAACTCTGTACAG TTCGATTCAGAGACAGATATCTACTAGTTCTCCTGCTCGAAAAACTGTTGCCCTTGCACTTATCAAGATAAGTTTGCTATTTATGGAGGCAAAGAAGATATATGAG GGAACAGTCTTATCAAACAGTCCTGTCAAGCCATCATTCATTTTCTACATGTTCAATTATCTACGGGCAAGAATCGTCGCTGCTCTTTTGTGGCCTTTGCATAATCTGGCAAAGATGTTAGTCTACAAGAAAATCCATTCTTCCATCGGAATTTCGAAG GCTGGTATTAGTGGTGGCGGAAGTCTTCCGATGCATGTTGACAAGTTTTTTGAG GCTATTGGTATCAAAGTGCAAAATGGCTATGGTCTAACAGAGACTTCCCCTGTTGTAGCTGCTAGACGGCCATTCTGTAAT GTTCTTGGCACAGTTGGCCACCCAATAAAGCATACAGAAATCAAGATCGTGGACATAGAGACCGGTGAGGTGCTCCCGGATGGTTCAAAGGGGATTGTGAAGATTAAAGGACTGCCAGTAATGAAGGGATACTATAAG AATCCATCTGCTACAAATAAAGCTTTGGATCTAGAAGGTTGGTTCAACACTGGAGATATAGGTTGGATTGCACCTCACCATGCCACAGGTCCTAGTCGAAAGTGTGGAGGGATGCTTGTTCTTGAAGGGCGTGCAAAGGATACAATAGTTCTCACTACAG GAGAAAATGTTGAACCTGCTGAGCTTGAAGAAGCAGCAAGCAGAAGTAGCTTGATTGATCAGATAATGGTTATTGGCCAG GATCGGCGGCGCCTTGGTGCTATTATTGTTCCCAATAATGATGAAGTCGTAGCAGCAGCAAAAAGAAAGTACAGCTTTGATGGGAATAACGGACTAGCCAAAGATACGGTCATGAGCTTGCTATATGCTGAGCTGAAAACTTG GATGGCTGGTTGCTCATTCCAGATTGGCCCTGTTCTTGTTGTCGACGAACCATTTACG ATTGATAATGGTTTGATGACACCAACCATGAAAATAAGAAGGGACAAAGTGGCGGCCAAGTATCAGAGTGAGATTGAAGCCTTGTACAAGTGA